TCACCGGCGCCATCCACGACAAGGTAGGGCGATTTGAGAGCGCGCACGGCGGCACGCTATTCCTTGACGAGGTGGGCGAGATGCCGCCGGTCATCCAGGTCAAGCTGCTGCGCGTATTGCAGGAGCGGACCATTGAGCGCGTGGGCGAGAGTCTCACGCGCCGCGTGGACGTGCGGGTTATCGCGGCGACGCACCGTGACCTGACGGCGCTCGCGCGCGAGGGTCTGTTCCGGGAGGACCTGTACTACCGGCTCAAGGTTTTCCCGATACACCTGCCGCCGTTGCGCGAGCGCAAGGAGGACATCGGCCCGCTGACGGAGCATTTCGTGCGCCTGTTTCGCGAGCGGACGGGCAAGGCCATTACAGGCCTGACGCCGGATGCGATGCGGATGGTGATGGACCACGCATGGCCGGGCAACGTGCGCGAACTGGAAAACGCGATTGCACACGGGTTCGTGACCTGCGCCGGGGGGCTGATCGGCCCCTTCGACCTGCCGGTCGAGTTGCGGCGTGCCGGGGTATGCGCGGCAGAGCCCGAGAATGCGCGGCGCGCGGCGTACGAGGGTCCTGCGCGGCGCGGGAAGGTTACGCGCGATGTGTTGGTGCAGGCGCTGGAAGCAACCGGCTGGAACAAGGCCGAGGCCGCGCGGCGGCTGGGCATGGACCGCACGTCGGTGTGGCGTCACATGAAAGCGCTGGGCGTGCCGCTGCGGCCTGAGCCGCCCTGAAGAAGCCGGGGCAAGTGAACCAAAATCGCGCCCGGGGTATGGTATACGCAGCAAACCGCAAGTTTGGGAGATGAACCATGCGAAACCTGTTCGGGATGGGATTGTTCTTGGCCGTGGTCCTGGTGCTGGCCCTTTACGGATGTTCGCAGCCGGCCCCGCCGCCTGCGGGGGCGACCGACAACGCCGCGCCGCCGCCTGACGCGGCTCCCGCTGCGGCGCCCACGGGCGCGCCGGCCGCGGTTGCGGGGCCGCTGCTCAGTGCGGAAGGCACGGCGAAACGTAACGGGCTCGAACTCGCGCTGCACACGGCCTGCGCCGTGTGGCACCGGCGTGAACAGACCCTGCGCGTTACGCTGTATCCGTTTGAGCTCACGGACGACGAGCGGAACCAGGTGATTGGAGGCGCCGATATCGAGGCGCTGCGCAAGGTCAAACCCAACCCAAATCCGGATGTCTGGAGCACGAGCAAGCCCCACGCCGAAATACTCTTGCGTTTCAAGGCGGGCGCACCGAAACTGGATTTGTCGAACATCGAAGATTTGCGTATGGGATTCACGGACTTCGATGCGGAACCGACCGTCTCGGCGAGCCAAGTATACGTGCGGCCCGAGACCGAATACCTGCAGTCGCTGTCTGTTTCCGGCACGGCGGAAGGCGACACGGCGCAATTATCGTTTGTGACGCCGGCGGGCAAAGACCAGCGCGGCGCGGTCACCGTGCGCGTGGATACGGTCATTGTGAAGGTCCAATAAGCCGCGGGGAAGTCTCATGGAAGTCGTCCCGTTGACTCCCGGCGCCTATGCTGCCGCCGGGGCGGTAACCGCGCGCGCGTTCGCGGACGACCCGCTGATGCGGTTCATGCTGCCCGACGCTGGGGCGCGTCAGCGGCAATTGGCGTGGATTCACGCGCGATGGTTTCGCGTCGTGGCGCCGCTCGGCGGCAATTTCACCACTTGCGGCGGCGAAGGCGTTGCGGTGTGGTGGCCGCCGGGCGGGCGCGAGCGCATCACGTTCTGGCGTATCGCGTGCGCGGGCCTGCTGGGAACGCCGCTCCGCGTCGGTTGGCGGGCCATGCGCCGGATGCAGCATTCCTATGAGGACGTCGAGTCGCACGCGGCCGCGTTTCAGGCGCCCTATTGGTACCTGGATATTCTGGCCGTGGACCCGCCACACCAGGGCAAGGGTGCGGGCGGGTCGCTGATCCACCGGGTTACGCAGCAGGCCGACGCCGGGCGTCTCCGGTGCTACGTGATCACGCATAATCCGCGCAATGTGGCCTATTACGAGCGCTTCGGGTTTCGGTTGATGCGCGAGACTCCGCTCGCCCCGGAGGTACGGACGTTCTCGCTGGGCCGCGAGCCGGAACCCGCGGCCCTTGCGCGAGGATGAGCAGCCCCGCCGTTAGAACAAGAACGACAGCAACATGCCCAGCGTGTCCGCCGGGAATTCGCTCGGCCAGCGCAGGTATCGCACGTGGCCATCCAGGTACAGGCAGTTGCCGCCGCCCGGCACGTGATTGAACGTCTCGGCCTTG
This DNA window, taken from Candidatus Hydrogenedentota bacterium, encodes the following:
- a CDS encoding sigma 54-interacting transcriptional regulator; translated protein: MEKTPREILELQAVLDSMADGVMVMDAGRRIRRWNRAMERLTGYTAAEALGQSCAFLRHDRPQIEGRILGFIDCGAAIEGRVEGEEVFVRRKDGVEAPLLVSARVLRDERGETVGSVTTFTDLSRLRELQRENRLLREEAREIAAFHNIVGRGARMREVFRLIELAAASEETVLILGETGAGKELVARATHHHSARKDGPLVTVNCTALSEPLLESELFGHVRGAFTGAIHDKVGRFESAHGGTLFLDEVGEMPPVIQVKLLRVLQERTIERVGESLTRRVDVRVIAATHRDLTALAREGLFREDLYYRLKVFPIHLPPLRERKEDIGPLTEHFVRLFRERTGKAITGLTPDAMRMVMDHAWPGNVRELENAIAHGFVTCAGGLIGPFDLPVELRRAGVCAAEPENARRAAYEGPARRGKVTRDVLVQALEATGWNKAEAARRLGMDRTSVWRHMKALGVPLRPEPP
- a CDS encoding GNAT family N-acetyltransferase; this encodes MEVVPLTPGAYAAAGAVTARAFADDPLMRFMLPDAGARQRQLAWIHARWFRVVAPLGGNFTTCGGEGVAVWWPPGGRERITFWRIACAGLLGTPLRVGWRAMRRMQHSYEDVESHAAAFQAPYWYLDILAVDPPHQGKGAGGSLIHRVTQQADAGRLRCYVITHNPRNVAYYERFGFRLMRETPLAPEVRTFSLGREPEPAALARG